The Pangasianodon hypophthalmus isolate fPanHyp1 chromosome 2, fPanHyp1.pri, whole genome shotgun sequence genome window below encodes:
- the tusc2a gene encoding tumor suppressor 2, mitochondrial calcium regulator a — MGGSGSKAKGVWPFTGSEASGDSSEVNDQSLARMCGHRNATPFVFTRRSSLYYDEDGDLAHEFYEETVVTKNGRKKAKLKRIHKNLIPQGIVKLDHPRIHVDFPVIICEI; from the exons ATGGGAGGCAGTGGATCCAAAGCTAAAGGAGTCTGGCCTTTCACTGGCTCAGAGGCTAGTGGAGATTCTTCTGAGGTCAATGATCAGTCTTTAGCCCGAATGTGTGGCCACAGAAATGCAACGCCGTTTGTCTTTACAAGAAGGag CTCTCTGTATTACGATGAGGATGGAGATCTGGCTCATGAGTTCTATGAAGAGACAGTGGTGACTAAAAACGGGCGAAAGAAGGCTAAGTTGAAGAGGATCCACAAGAACCTCATACCTCAG GGGATTGTGAAACTGGATCATCCCCGAATCCATGTTGACTTCCCGGTCATTATTTGTGAAATATAA